From a single Micromonospora sp. WMMD1102 genomic region:
- a CDS encoding extracellular solute-binding protein — protein sequence MVDEWGPAEDRRLARELASTLNQAQQALPAAGPGAVAAIRRRYRRRHRQRAGLASLAVAVLVLAVTLTGADLLRSVRQVPPTDERLPGTIRVWAIHQPGDAPALQKLVNRYNRDAEVKVDLQTFGNEEYKEQLRNAVGSADGPDVFASWGGSTLAGLARGGLLADLTPLRDEPGVGDRFLPTALAGGAVDGRQYGIPMGGTQPVVLFYHRGVFADAGVRPPRDYAELLSLVDTFKAREVTPIALGGAQGWTELMWVMYLAERIGGPQVTADIVAGRPGAWSNPAVLTALREARALVERGAFGTAFSWTSYDDGTAPGRLAKGQAAMHLMGTWEYPTQLARNPDFVVDGDLGFVPFPAVAGGVGDPAGLVGVPTHYFSVLAGSRQPEAALDFVRAVASDEYLDDLVADGEVPPVTDAADRLRGTEHGGFTSSVHELVSRAPSYGLAWDQAVEPAAGAALVRELRRLFEGELTPEQFVAMMAQTG from the coding sequence GTGGTTGACGAGTGGGGTCCGGCGGAGGACCGGCGGCTGGCCCGGGAGCTGGCCAGCACCCTGAACCAGGCGCAGCAGGCCCTGCCGGCGGCCGGTCCCGGTGCGGTCGCCGCGATCCGCCGGCGCTACCGGCGCCGACACCGGCAGCGGGCCGGGCTGGCCAGCCTGGCGGTGGCGGTCCTGGTGCTGGCGGTGACGCTTACCGGGGCGGACCTGCTCCGGTCGGTACGGCAGGTGCCGCCGACCGACGAGCGGCTGCCGGGGACGATCCGGGTCTGGGCGATCCACCAGCCGGGTGACGCGCCCGCGCTACAGAAACTGGTGAACCGGTACAACCGCGACGCCGAGGTCAAGGTGGACCTACAGACCTTCGGCAACGAGGAGTACAAGGAGCAGCTGCGTAACGCCGTGGGTTCGGCGGACGGTCCGGACGTCTTCGCCAGCTGGGGCGGCTCGACCCTGGCCGGGCTGGCCCGGGGCGGCCTGCTCGCCGACCTGACCCCGCTGCGGGACGAGCCCGGGGTCGGCGACCGGTTCCTGCCGACCGCGCTGGCCGGCGGGGCGGTGGACGGCCGGCAGTACGGCATCCCGATGGGCGGTACCCAGCCGGTGGTGCTCTTCTACCACCGGGGGGTCTTCGCCGACGCCGGCGTACGGCCGCCGCGCGACTACGCCGAACTGCTCTCCCTGGTGGACACCTTCAAGGCGCGGGAGGTCACGCCGATCGCGCTGGGCGGCGCACAGGGCTGGACCGAGTTGATGTGGGTGATGTACCTGGCCGAGCGGATCGGCGGCCCGCAGGTCACCGCCGACATCGTGGCCGGCCGCCCCGGTGCCTGGTCGAATCCGGCGGTGTTGACGGCGCTGCGGGAGGCGCGCGCGCTCGTCGAGCGGGGAGCCTTCGGCACCGCGTTCTCCTGGACAAGCTACGACGACGGCACCGCGCCGGGCCGGCTGGCCAAGGGGCAGGCCGCGATGCACCTGATGGGCACCTGGGAATATCCGACCCAGCTCGCCCGGAACCCGGACTTCGTGGTCGACGGCGACCTGGGCTTCGTGCCGTTTCCGGCGGTCGCCGGCGGTGTCGGGGACCCGGCCGGCCTGGTCGGCGTGCCGACCCACTACTTCTCGGTACTCGCCGGCAGCCGCCAGCCGGAGGCGGCGCTGGACTTCGTCCGGGCGGTCGCCTCCGACGAGTACCTGGACGACCTGGTGGCCGACGGCGAGGTGCCGCCGGTGACGGACGCGGCCGACCGGCTGCGGGGCACCGAGCACGGTGGCTTCACCTCCTCGGTGCACGAGCTGGTCAGCCGGGCCCCGTCGTACGGGCTGGCCTGGGACCAGGCGGTGGAGCCTGCGGCGGGTGCGGCGCTGGTGCGGGAACTGCGCCGGCTGTTCGAGGGGGAACTCACCCCGGAGCAGTTCGTGGCGATGATGGCACAGACAGGCTGA
- a CDS encoding endo-1,4-beta-xylanase, translating into MRKLRIALVGVLAAGALYPIGPSTASAGPAQAPAPAPQALGGPAAHGPGGTSTDLPLRVLARKHGLGIGTAVDMAALEADTEYRELAAREFSAVTAENVMKWAELEPTRGEYNWGPADELVEFARRNGQKVHGHTLLWHSQLPAWLTDGVADGSIDSAELRDIVRNHITTVVKRYRGKVRAWDVVNEAFTDGNFPVLRDTIFHQLLGPDYIAYALRLAHAADPKAKLFLNDYAIDNINPKSTAYYELAKQLRKQRVPMHGMGFQGHLDLQYPLPIDAPQNLARFDKLGLETAFTEVDVRFFLPIDTYKEAGQVGSFNTLLTACLLTPRCVMFTVWGFTDKYSWVPGFFDGQGAATPLDENFQPKAAYRGLQQTLAVASDPNSRRGF; encoded by the coding sequence ATGAGAAAGCTTCGGATTGCCCTGGTCGGCGTGCTCGCCGCTGGTGCCCTCTACCCGATCGGGCCGTCGACCGCCAGCGCGGGACCGGCCCAGGCGCCGGCCCCGGCACCGCAGGCCCTGGGCGGCCCCGCCGCGCACGGACCGGGCGGGACGTCCACCGACCTTCCGCTGCGGGTGCTGGCCCGCAAGCATGGCCTGGGCATCGGTACCGCGGTCGACATGGCCGCCCTGGAAGCCGACACCGAGTACCGCGAGCTGGCCGCCCGGGAGTTCTCCGCGGTCACCGCCGAGAACGTGATGAAGTGGGCCGAGCTGGAGCCGACCCGGGGAGAGTACAACTGGGGCCCGGCCGACGAGCTTGTCGAGTTCGCCCGGCGCAACGGGCAGAAGGTGCACGGGCACACGCTGCTCTGGCACAGCCAGCTCCCCGCCTGGCTGACCGACGGCGTCGCCGACGGCTCGATCGACTCGGCCGAGCTGCGTGACATCGTCCGCAACCACATCACCACGGTGGTGAAGCGCTACCGGGGCAAGGTCCGGGCCTGGGACGTCGTCAACGAGGCGTTCACCGACGGCAACTTTCCGGTGCTCCGGGACACCATCTTCCACCAGCTTCTCGGCCCGGACTACATCGCCTACGCCCTGCGCCTGGCGCACGCGGCCGACCCGAAGGCCAAGCTCTTCCTCAACGACTACGCGATCGACAACATCAACCCGAAGAGCACCGCCTACTACGAGCTGGCCAAGCAGCTGCGCAAGCAGCGGGTGCCGATGCACGGCATGGGCTTCCAGGGCCACCTCGACCTCCAGTACCCGCTGCCGATCGACGCCCCGCAGAACCTGGCCCGGTTCGACAAGCTCGGCCTGGAGACCGCGTTCACCGAGGTCGACGTGCGGTTCTTCCTGCCGATCGACACCTACAAGGAGGCCGGGCAGGTGGGCAGCTTCAACACCCTGCTCACGGCCTGCCTGCTCACCCCGCGCTGCGTGATGTTCACCGTGTGGGGCTTCACCGACAAGTACTCCTGGGTCCCCGGCTTCTTCGACGGTCAGGGCGCGGCCACCCCGCTGGACGAGAACTTCCAGCCGAAGGCCGCCTACCGGGGTCTCCAGCAGACACTCGCCGTCGCCTCCGACCCGAACAGCAGGCGCGGCTTCTAA
- a CDS encoding DUF1622 domain-containing protein: protein MPEELLARAVGVLVTIVEAVGAAVIFVGAVWTAGRFVVAGIRYRSAAVFTPIRLSLGRFLTLGLEFQLAADILRTAVSPSFGQLGRLAAIATIRTALNYFLGREIRQEQRQLGTPAEPPPGRHGPGAGTPAPGGGGEAAGARNRR from the coding sequence TTGCCCGAGGAACTGCTGGCCCGCGCCGTCGGAGTACTGGTCACCATCGTGGAGGCGGTGGGGGCGGCGGTGATCTTCGTCGGCGCGGTGTGGACCGCCGGCCGGTTCGTGGTGGCCGGCATCCGCTACCGGTCGGCCGCCGTCTTCACCCCGATCCGGCTGTCGCTGGGCCGGTTCCTCACCCTGGGGCTGGAGTTCCAGCTCGCCGCCGACATCCTGCGTACCGCGGTCTCGCCGAGTTTCGGGCAGCTCGGCCGGCTGGCCGCGATCGCCACCATCCGGACGGCGCTGAACTACTTCCTCGGCCGGGAGATCCGGCAGGAGCAGCGGCAGCTCGGCACCCCGGCCGAGCCGCCACCGGGCCGGCACGGGCCGGGCGCGGGGACGCCCGCACCGGGCGGCGGCGGGGAAGCGGCCGGCGCAAGGAACCGGCGGTGA
- a CDS encoding glucose 1-dehydrogenase, which translates to MTGRLEGTTALITGSDSGIGQATAIEFAKEGADLVVHYLHDHDGAQHTREQVEQAGGRAVVVHGDISDEEQVDSMFDTALAEFGELNVLINDAGVDASGIPVIDLDTETWDRAIRVNVYGAFFCSRRFARHRRDQGGKGKIINITSIHQEVARAGGSDYDTSKGALLNLAKSMALELAPMGINVNNIGPGMVLTPFNQRAIDDPKYLEEQVQSIPFKRAAEPVEIGRLAVFLASSDADYVTGSTYFMDGGLMQNQGQGA; encoded by the coding sequence ATGACCGGACGGCTCGAAGGAACGACGGCTCTGATCACGGGTTCGGATTCCGGGATCGGTCAGGCCACCGCCATCGAGTTCGCCAAGGAGGGCGCCGACCTGGTGGTGCACTACCTGCACGACCACGACGGCGCGCAGCACACCCGGGAGCAGGTGGAACAGGCCGGTGGCCGGGCCGTCGTGGTGCACGGCGACATCAGCGACGAGGAGCAGGTCGACTCCATGTTCGACACCGCGCTCGCCGAGTTCGGCGAGCTGAACGTACTCATAAACGATGCCGGGGTGGATGCCTCGGGCATCCCGGTGATCGACCTGGACACCGAGACCTGGGACCGGGCGATCCGGGTCAACGTCTACGGCGCGTTCTTCTGCTCGCGGCGGTTCGCCCGGCACCGCCGGGACCAGGGCGGCAAGGGAAAGATCATCAACATCACCTCGATCCACCAGGAGGTGGCCCGGGCCGGCGGCTCGGACTACGACACCAGCAAGGGCGCGCTGCTCAACCTGGCCAAGAGCATGGCGCTGGAACTCGCCCCGATGGGGATCAACGTCAACAACATCGGGCCGGGCATGGTGCTCACCCCGTTCAACCAGCGGGCCATCGACGACCCGAAGTACCTGGAGGAGCAGGTGCAGAGCATCCCGTTCAAGCGGGCCGCCGAACCTGTCGAGATCGGCCGGCTGGCGGTCTTCCTGGCCAGCTCCGACGCCGACTACGTGACCGGGTCGACCTACTTCATGGACGGCGGCCTGATGCAGAACCAGGGCCAGGGGGCCTGA
- a CDS encoding glycoside hydrolase family 15 protein, producing the protein MEAGGIAAHGLLADGRSAALVDRAGSVNWWCPERFDAPSVFCRLLDVGGGHWWIRPTEHFEVHRDYLPDSLVLRTVFRTAHGEVALTDGLLLEHGSRGHAIGCRSPGILVRSVQGLSGTVPMELSYCPRFEYGRRTAYLVWRDGELTATSGPTTLALAAPMPLTVSGAEATARFTVGAGQRETFVLAYRPTFHEPAAQPVDGSDALDDTVAGWRSLAAHHDYQGRYPELVRRTALVLQGLTYGPSGAVVAAATTSLPEELGGDRNYDYRYAWLRDFSLTLRALWVAACPTEANRLFGWVASAVGRIGDEPVPIMFGVEGERDLTERRIETLRGYADSSPVWVGNEAWRQHQLDVSGEVLDAAWRLRDYLDPMRPEVRDLLRSLAEQTVRRWREPDAGMWEARDAARHYVSSKVGCWTALDRAVRFGDRLGDPGDLARWTATRDEIRETVLREGWNADVGAYTGAFGSDQLDASVLLMPIAGFLPATDKRMRATIRLVEERLSRGGLVRRWAGDPAAFTLCSFWLVQCLVLAGERERAAAMFENVVSVANDLGLLAEQVDPHTGEQLGNFPQAFSHIGLISAAWELTTAASDGAAQTGGGS; encoded by the coding sequence GTGGAAGCCGGAGGGATCGCCGCGCACGGACTGCTGGCCGACGGCCGCAGCGCCGCGCTCGTCGACCGTGCCGGCTCGGTCAACTGGTGGTGCCCGGAGCGGTTCGACGCGCCCTCGGTCTTCTGCCGGCTGCTCGACGTCGGCGGCGGGCACTGGTGGATCCGGCCGACGGAACACTTCGAGGTGCACCGGGACTACCTGCCGGACAGCCTGGTGCTGCGTACCGTCTTCCGGACCGCGCACGGCGAGGTGGCGCTCACCGACGGGCTGCTGCTGGAGCACGGTTCCCGGGGGCACGCGATCGGCTGCCGGTCACCCGGCATCCTGGTCCGGTCGGTGCAGGGACTCTCCGGCACCGTCCCGATGGAACTCTCCTACTGCCCCCGGTTCGAGTACGGCCGGCGCACCGCGTACCTGGTCTGGCGGGACGGTGAGCTGACGGCGACCTCCGGGCCGACGACGCTGGCGCTGGCCGCCCCGATGCCGTTGACCGTCTCCGGCGCCGAGGCGACCGCCCGGTTCACCGTCGGTGCCGGGCAGCGGGAAACCTTCGTGCTGGCCTACCGGCCGACCTTCCACGAGCCGGCGGCACAGCCGGTCGACGGGTCGGACGCGCTCGACGACACGGTCGCCGGCTGGCGCTCCCTGGCGGCACACCACGACTACCAGGGCCGATACCCGGAGCTGGTCCGGCGTACCGCCCTGGTGCTACAGGGACTCACCTACGGGCCGAGCGGTGCGGTGGTGGCGGCGGCGACCACCTCGCTGCCGGAGGAACTCGGCGGCGACCGCAACTACGACTACCGGTACGCCTGGCTGCGCGACTTCAGCCTCACCCTGCGGGCGCTCTGGGTGGCGGCCTGCCCGACCGAGGCGAACCGGCTCTTCGGCTGGGTCGCCTCGGCCGTCGGCCGGATCGGCGACGAACCGGTGCCGATCATGTTCGGTGTCGAGGGGGAGCGGGACCTGACCGAACGGCGCATCGAGACGCTGCGCGGCTACGCCGACAGCTCGCCGGTCTGGGTCGGCAACGAGGCGTGGCGCCAGCACCAGCTCGACGTATCCGGTGAGGTGCTGGACGCGGCCTGGCGGCTGCGGGACTATCTCGACCCGATGCGCCCCGAGGTCCGCGACCTGCTGCGCAGCCTCGCCGAGCAGACGGTGCGGAGGTGGCGGGAGCCGGACGCCGGGATGTGGGAGGCCCGGGACGCCGCCCGGCACTACGTGTCCTCGAAGGTCGGCTGCTGGACGGCGCTGGACCGGGCGGTCCGGTTCGGCGACCGGCTGGGCGACCCCGGCGACCTGGCCCGCTGGACGGCGACCCGGGACGAGATCCGCGAGACGGTGCTCCGGGAGGGCTGGAACGCGGACGTCGGCGCCTACACCGGGGCCTTCGGCTCGGACCAGCTCGACGCCAGCGTGCTGCTGATGCCGATCGCCGGCTTCCTGCCCGCCACCGACAAGCGGATGCGGGCCACCATCCGGCTGGTCGAGGAGCGGCTCTCCCGGGGCGGCCTGGTCCGGCGCTGGGCCGGCGACCCGGCGGCGTTCACGCTCTGCTCGTTCTGGCTGGTGCAGTGCCTGGTCCTGGCCGGCGAGCGGGAGCGGGCGGCGGCGATGTTCGAGAACGTGGTGTCGGTCGCCAACGACCTCGGGCTGCTCGCCGAGCAGGTCGACCCGCACACCGGCGAGCAGCTCGGCAATTTCCCGCAGGCCTTCTCGCACATCGGACTGATCAGCGCGGCCTGGGAACTCACCACCGCCGCCTCGGACGGGGCGGCGCAGACAGGGGGAGGAAGCTGA